Proteins encoded in a region of the Mycolicibacterium neoaurum genome:
- a CDS encoding helix-turn-helix domain-containing protein, translating into MSDVPLLRNQSGTARERDPQEPVEELEFEAAIGRNVRQLRQQHGLTVAEMAARVGISKAMMSKIENAQTSCSLSTLALLARGLDVPVTSLFRGADVERPAAFVKAGTGAAIVRNGTKQGHEYQLLSSLRGEHKRLECLHVTLTEKSQTYPLFQHPGTEFIYMLEGVMDYSHSRSVYTLHPGDSLQIDGEGAHGPVDLVELPIRFLSVIAFPDSQV; encoded by the coding sequence GTGAGCGACGTTCCGCTCCTTCGCAACCAGTCCGGGACCGCCCGCGAGCGGGACCCGCAGGAGCCGGTCGAGGAGTTGGAATTCGAGGCAGCGATCGGCCGCAACGTGCGCCAACTGCGTCAGCAGCACGGTCTGACCGTCGCCGAGATGGCCGCGCGGGTGGGGATCTCCAAGGCCATGATGTCCAAGATCGAGAACGCCCAGACCTCGTGCAGCCTGTCCACGCTGGCGCTGTTGGCCCGCGGCCTGGACGTCCCGGTGACCAGCCTGTTCCGCGGGGCGGATGTGGAGCGGCCCGCGGCGTTCGTCAAGGCCGGGACCGGGGCGGCGATCGTGCGCAACGGCACCAAGCAGGGCCACGAGTACCAACTGCTGAGCTCGCTGCGCGGGGAGCACAAGCGACTGGAATGCCTGCACGTCACGCTGACCGAGAAGAGTCAGACCTACCCGTTGTTCCAGCATCCCGGCACCGAGTTCATCTACATGCTCGAAGGCGTCATGGACTACAGCCACAGCCGCTCGGTGTACACGCTGCACCCCGGCGATTCGCTGCAGATCGACGGCGAGGGTGCGCACGGCCCGGTGGATCTGGTGGAGCTGCCGATCCGCTTCCTGTCGGTGATCGCGTTCCCGGATTCGCAGGTGTAG
- the glnT gene encoding type III glutamate--ammonia ligase codes for MTTDLATLAEEHGTRFILALFVDLRGKPCAKLVPVEAVDQLATEGVGFAGYAVGAMGQEPKDPDLIAIPDPSSFTPIPFIKEGLALVHCDPHVNGAPWPYAPRVILKNLVAQAADAGFEPWVGAEVEYFLLRRTPDGGLVTADADDTAAQPCYDARGVTRMYEHLTDISTAMNTLGWSNYANDHEDGNGQFEQNFAFAEAMVTADRVVTLRYLLSMIAAGRDMIATFMPKPFGDRTGSGLHFHLSLTSGGTPVFPCDTDDKGLGLSATAYGFIAGILDHACALQSVIAPTVNSYKRTGATSTTSGASWAPRKPSYGGNDRTHYIRVPDNQRIELRGGDGSANPYLAIAAALGAGLDGIKRSLDPGTVGAQGPANLPPTLLHAIDELDADPVVAGVLDAAGAGVSGYFANIKREEFFTYHGTVTPWEIDSYLTAF; via the coding sequence ATGACCACCGATCTCGCCACCCTCGCCGAAGAACACGGCACCCGATTCATCCTCGCGTTGTTCGTCGACCTACGCGGAAAGCCTTGCGCCAAACTGGTTCCCGTCGAAGCCGTCGACCAGCTGGCAACCGAGGGCGTCGGCTTCGCGGGCTACGCCGTCGGCGCCATGGGGCAGGAACCCAAGGATCCCGACCTGATCGCCATCCCAGACCCGTCGTCGTTCACGCCGATCCCCTTCATCAAAGAAGGACTGGCCCTGGTGCACTGTGATCCCCATGTCAACGGCGCACCGTGGCCGTACGCGCCGCGGGTGATCCTGAAAAACCTGGTGGCCCAGGCCGCCGACGCCGGCTTCGAGCCCTGGGTGGGCGCCGAGGTCGAGTACTTCCTGCTGCGCCGCACCCCCGATGGCGGTCTTGTCACCGCCGATGCCGATGACACGGCCGCCCAACCCTGTTACGACGCACGCGGTGTCACCCGGATGTATGAGCACCTGACCGATATCTCCACGGCGATGAACACTCTGGGGTGGTCCAACTACGCCAACGACCACGAGGACGGTAACGGGCAGTTCGAGCAGAACTTCGCCTTCGCCGAGGCAATGGTGACCGCCGACCGCGTCGTCACGCTGCGATACCTGCTGTCGATGATCGCCGCCGGACGCGACATGATCGCCACCTTCATGCCCAAGCCCTTCGGTGACCGCACGGGATCGGGACTGCACTTCCACCTGTCGCTCACCAGTGGCGGCACACCGGTGTTCCCGTGCGACACCGACGACAAGGGCTTGGGCCTGTCCGCGACGGCCTACGGGTTCATCGCGGGCATTCTGGACCACGCCTGCGCTTTGCAGTCGGTCATCGCTCCGACGGTCAACTCCTACAAGCGAACCGGAGCCACCAGCACCACCTCGGGAGCCTCCTGGGCACCCCGTAAACCCAGTTACGGCGGCAATGACCGCACCCACTACATCCGGGTACCGGACAACCAACGCATCGAACTGCGCGGCGGCGACGGTTCGGCCAACCCGTATCTGGCGATCGCCGCCGCGCTCGGTGCCGGACTCGACGGCATCAAGCGCAGCCTCGATCCGGGCACCGTGGGCGCACAGGGGCCGGCGAACCTGCCGCCGACGCTGCTGCACGCCATCGACGAACTCGACGCCGACCCGGTGGTCGCCGGGGTGCTCGACGCCGCCGGCGCGGGCGTGTCCGGCTACTTCGCGAACATCAAGCGCGAGGAGTTCTTCACCTACCACGGCACCGTCACGCCGTGGGAGATCGACTCCTATCTGACGGCATTCTGA
- a CDS encoding FMN-binding glutamate synthase family protein, whose protein sequence is MRESATFDRNIIADIQRAAETGIYDIRGWGAKRPLPHFDDLLFLGASMSRYPLEGYRERCGTDVVLGSRHAKHPLHLDIPVTIAGMSFGALSGPAKEALGRGASEAGTSTTTGDGGMTPEERGQSKNLVYQYLPSRYGMNPDDLRKADAIEIVLGQGAKPGGGGMLLGQKISERVAGMRTLPEGIDQRSACRHPDWTGPDDLTIKINELREITDWEKPIYVKVGATRTYYDVKLAVHAGADVVVVDGMQGGTAATQDVFIEHVGIPTLAAVPQAVQALQELDVHRHGVQLIVSGGIRTGADVAKALALGADAVAIGTAALIALGDNHPRYEEEYRKLGSAAGFYDDFQDGRDPAGITTQDPELAARFDPIEGGRRLANYLRVLTMEAQTIARACGKAHVTHLEPEDLVAITIEAAAMARVPLAGTNWIPGQ, encoded by the coding sequence ATGCGTGAATCCGCCACTTTCGATCGCAACATCATCGCCGATATCCAGCGTGCCGCCGAGACCGGCATCTACGATATCCGCGGCTGGGGCGCCAAGCGTCCCCTGCCGCATTTCGACGACCTGCTCTTCCTGGGCGCGTCGATGTCGCGTTACCCGCTGGAGGGGTACCGCGAACGCTGCGGCACCGACGTGGTGCTCGGTTCGCGCCACGCCAAACACCCTCTGCACCTGGATATCCCGGTCACCATCGCCGGAATGAGCTTCGGCGCACTGTCCGGACCGGCCAAGGAGGCCCTCGGCCGCGGGGCCAGCGAGGCAGGCACCTCGACGACCACCGGTGACGGCGGGATGACACCCGAGGAACGCGGTCAGAGCAAGAACCTGGTCTACCAGTACCTGCCGTCGCGGTACGGGATGAATCCCGACGACCTGCGCAAGGCCGATGCCATCGAGATCGTGCTCGGACAGGGCGCCAAGCCCGGCGGTGGCGGAATGCTGCTGGGACAGAAGATCTCCGAGCGCGTCGCGGGTATGCGGACCCTCCCCGAAGGGATCGATCAGCGCAGTGCGTGCCGGCATCCCGACTGGACCGGTCCCGACGATCTGACCATCAAGATCAACGAGTTGCGGGAGATCACCGACTGGGAAAAGCCCATTTATGTCAAGGTCGGTGCCACCCGCACCTATTACGACGTGAAGCTGGCCGTGCACGCCGGAGCCGATGTGGTCGTGGTCGACGGCATGCAGGGCGGTACCGCCGCGACCCAGGACGTGTTCATCGAGCACGTCGGTATTCCGACGCTGGCCGCTGTCCCCCAGGCAGTGCAGGCGCTCCAGGAACTCGACGTGCACCGGCACGGTGTGCAGTTGATCGTCTCCGGCGGCATCCGCACCGGTGCGGACGTCGCCAAGGCACTGGCGCTGGGTGCAGATGCCGTCGCCATCGGTACCGCCGCACTGATCGCACTGGGCGACAACCACCCCCGCTACGAGGAGGAGTACCGCAAGCTCGGTAGTGCGGCCGGTTTCTACGACGACTTCCAGGACGGACGTGATCCCGCTGGGATCACCACCCAGGATCCCGAGCTGGCCGCCCGATTCGACCCGATCGAGGGTGGCCGTCGGCTGGCCAACTACCTGCGGGTGCTCACCATGGAGGCGCAGACCATCGCCCGGGCGTGCGGCAAGGCCCACGTCACGCATCTGGAACCCGAGGACCTGGTGGCCATCACCATCGAGGCCGCCGCCATGGCCCGGGTTCCGCTGGCCGGAACGAACTGGATACCGGGCCAATGA
- a CDS encoding FAD-binding oxidoreductase: MSDTADVVIVGGGLEGAATAWALSQRGVTNVFVAERNTVGSGMTGKSSGIVRCHYGVSSLAAMATSSLDVFEKPEQFLGEHATDIGFRQTGYVVGVGEPNVQALRSSLAAQRAVGVQTEEIGADEMAAMWPSANLEPFAAFGWEARGGYGDAYQTAQAFAVSARAAGVRIKQGANVTELLVDGDRVTGIRLADGTQVSAGTVVVATGAWTRPFLAGVGVDVPIRVVREQIVTISPGLDLGPVPVFSDLVSLQYVRPELGGEILFGNSDLAHCEDADPDDYLNRATDSFVEMTVQKVGDRFPGLVDASISGSYAGCYDVTPDWNPVISAGGLDGLIIAAGFSGHGFKIAPAVGRLAADLVTEGASSDPRIPETDFALSRFADGTLLKSPYPYVGAGEMR, translated from the coding sequence ATGAGTGACACCGCAGACGTCGTCATCGTCGGCGGCGGGTTGGAGGGCGCCGCGACGGCATGGGCGTTGAGCCAGCGTGGGGTCACCAATGTCTTTGTCGCCGAGCGCAACACCGTCGGTTCGGGAATGACCGGCAAGTCCAGCGGGATCGTGCGCTGTCACTATGGGGTCAGTTCACTGGCGGCGATGGCGACCTCCAGTCTCGACGTCTTCGAGAAGCCCGAACAGTTCCTCGGTGAACATGCGACCGACATCGGCTTCCGGCAGACCGGGTACGTCGTCGGGGTCGGTGAACCCAATGTCCAGGCGCTGCGCAGCAGCCTGGCCGCCCAGCGCGCGGTCGGTGTACAGACCGAGGAGATCGGAGCCGACGAGATGGCCGCGATGTGGCCGTCGGCAAACCTCGAACCGTTCGCCGCATTCGGCTGGGAAGCCCGCGGCGGATACGGTGATGCCTACCAGACCGCGCAGGCTTTCGCCGTGTCCGCTCGCGCTGCCGGCGTGCGAATCAAACAGGGCGCCAACGTGACCGAGCTGCTGGTCGACGGTGATCGGGTCACCGGAATCCGATTGGCCGATGGGACGCAGGTGTCCGCGGGCACCGTCGTGGTCGCCACCGGAGCATGGACGCGGCCGTTCCTGGCCGGCGTCGGTGTGGATGTGCCGATCCGCGTGGTGCGGGAGCAGATCGTCACGATCTCCCCCGGACTGGACCTGGGTCCGGTGCCGGTGTTCTCGGATCTGGTCTCGTTGCAGTATGTGCGGCCCGAGCTCGGCGGGGAGATCCTGTTCGGCAACAGCGATCTCGCACACTGCGAGGATGCCGATCCCGACGACTACCTGAACCGGGCCACGGACAGTTTCGTCGAGATGACCGTGCAGAAGGTCGGTGACCGTTTCCCCGGCCTTGTCGACGCCTCGATCTCCGGGAGCTACGCCGGCTGCTATGACGTCACACCGGACTGGAACCCGGTGATCTCGGCCGGCGGGCTGGACGGCCTGATCATCGCGGCCGGGTTCAGCGGGCACGGGTTCAAGATTGCCCCCGCGGTGGGGCGGCTGGCGGCAGACCTGGTGACCGAGGGTGCCAGCTCCGACCCCCGCATTCCGGAGACCGACTTTGCACTGTCCCGGTTCGCCGATGGCACACTGCTCAAGAGCCCGTATCCGTACGTCGGAGCCGGGGAGATGCGCTAG
- a CDS encoding DEDDh family exonuclease, with amino-acid sequence MSQCWGRPAADAGAGWAVVDVETTGFRPGQARVVSVAALAVGDDGNVEHSMSSLLNPGVDPGPTHVHGLTSDMLEGQPTFADIVPQLMEVLHGRTMVAHNVAFDYAFLAAEAELVGAQLPTDTVMCTVELARRLDLGTENLRLETLARHWGATQLRPHDALDDALVLAQILKPALVQARERRSWLPIRPVSRRIWPNGRVTHDELRPLKVLAARMPCAFQNPGPYVADRPLVQGMRVALSAEMTRTHEEVIERILDAGLAYAENVDQQTSLVVCNEPEPEQGKGYQAADLGIPLVGDAEFMMMIDRVAGGTDVEPFVDATADGDQFALF; translated from the coding sequence ATGAGCCAGTGCTGGGGCCGGCCGGCGGCCGACGCGGGCGCCGGATGGGCCGTCGTCGACGTCGAGACGACGGGTTTCCGGCCGGGCCAGGCTAGGGTGGTCAGCGTCGCCGCGCTGGCGGTCGGCGACGACGGCAACGTCGAGCACAGCATGTCCTCGTTGCTCAATCCCGGGGTCGACCCCGGTCCCACCCATGTGCACGGTCTGACCTCCGACATGCTGGAGGGACAACCGACGTTCGCCGATATCGTCCCGCAGCTGATGGAGGTCCTGCACGGACGCACGATGGTCGCGCACAACGTGGCGTTCGACTACGCCTTCCTGGCTGCCGAGGCCGAACTGGTCGGGGCTCAGCTGCCCACCGACACGGTGATGTGCACCGTCGAACTGGCCCGCAGGCTGGATCTCGGCACCGAGAATCTTCGACTGGAAACACTGGCGAGGCATTGGGGTGCCACCCAGCTGCGCCCGCACGATGCCCTCGATGACGCTTTGGTGCTCGCGCAGATCCTCAAACCGGCGTTGGTGCAGGCGCGCGAACGACGATCGTGGCTGCCCATCCGGCCAGTCAGCCGACGCATCTGGCCCAACGGCCGGGTCACCCACGATGAGCTGCGCCCGTTGAAGGTGCTTGCCGCCAGGATGCCGTGCGCCTTCCAGAATCCGGGGCCCTACGTTGCCGACCGGCCATTGGTGCAGGGCATGCGCGTGGCGTTGTCAGCGGAGATGACCCGCACCCACGAAGAGGTCATCGAGCGGATCCTGGACGCAGGGTTGGCGTACGCCGAGAACGTCGATCAGCAGACCTCGCTGGTCGTCTGCAATGAACCGGAACCGGAACAGGGTAAGGGCTACCAGGCGGCCGACCTGGGCATTCCGTTGGTCGGCGATGCCGAGTTCATGATGATGATCGACCGGGTGGCCGGCGGCACCGACGTCGAGCCGTTCGTCGATGCCACCGCCGACGGAGATCAGTTCGCGTTGTTCTGA
- a CDS encoding WXG100 family type VII secretion target, giving the protein MTKLIVDFPQLQGAIDHMAEFGREVAEVLDEIDQAVAALRANWEGQASDTQAQTQQQWEDGAEQMKKSLESLCQVADNARKNYSDAVDKNGKMWAG; this is encoded by the coding sequence ATGACGAAGCTGATCGTGGACTTTCCGCAGTTGCAGGGCGCCATCGACCATATGGCGGAGTTCGGCCGCGAGGTGGCCGAGGTGCTCGACGAGATCGACCAGGCGGTCGCCGCGCTGCGGGCCAACTGGGAGGGGCAGGCATCCGACACCCAGGCGCAGACCCAGCAGCAGTGGGAAGACGGTGCCGAGCAGATGAAGAAGTCGCTGGAGTCGCTGTGCCAGGTCGCCGACAATGCGCGCAAGAACTACTCCGATGCCGTCGACAAGAACGGCAAGATGTGGGCGGGCTGA
- a CDS encoding protein glxC: MDEMTTESAHYDLRTTPLREVNKALHDAAAGSVYVIDNPDGAHNVAVGLDAPVQVTVNGHVGYYAAGMNQHAEILINGNAGTGVAENMMSGRVRVTGNASQSAGATAHGGLLVIEGDAAARCGISMKGVDIVVGGSIGHMSAFMAQAGRLVVRGDAGEALGDSIYEAHIYVRGAVASLGADCIKKDMRAEHHTELAELLSAAGYSDDTSEYSRYGSARNLYHFHVDNASAY, from the coding sequence ATGGACGAGATGACAACCGAGTCAGCGCACTATGACCTGCGCACGACACCATTGCGTGAGGTCAACAAGGCACTGCACGACGCAGCCGCAGGCAGCGTTTACGTCATCGACAATCCCGACGGCGCGCACAATGTGGCCGTCGGGCTGGACGCCCCGGTGCAGGTGACCGTCAACGGACACGTCGGCTACTACGCGGCCGGGATGAACCAGCACGCCGAGATCCTCATCAACGGAAACGCCGGCACCGGTGTGGCCGAGAACATGATGAGCGGCCGTGTCCGGGTGACCGGCAACGCCTCGCAGTCGGCCGGAGCCACCGCGCACGGCGGTCTGCTCGTCATCGAGGGTGATGCCGCCGCCCGCTGCGGCATCTCGATGAAGGGTGTCGATATCGTGGTGGGCGGCAGCATCGGCCACATGAGCGCGTTCATGGCCCAGGCCGGCAGGCTTGTGGTGCGCGGCGATGCCGGTGAGGCACTGGGCGACTCGATCTACGAGGCGCACATCTATGTCCGCGGCGCGGTCGCTTCGCTCGGAGCGGACTGCATCAAGAAGGACATGCGCGCCGAGCACCATACCGAGTTGGCCGAACTGCTTTCCGCGGCTGGCTATTCCGATGACACGTCCGAATACAGCCGATACGGCTCGGCCCGAAATCTGTATCACTTCCACGTCGACAATGCGAGTGCCTACTGA
- a CDS encoding WXG100 family type VII secretion target gives MSGSVEVVTSELHVAADRLRASAQRLQDGLSSVDLETSNLLSSGWKGEAATAFGKYWDQWHNGAGQVVRALQTMSDALDEAGRVYAAQDEEAGRALGTSMQGGGGGGTGSGGGGGSPAGGAAPAAASSAGGSAAPAGGASGQTGGAGANAPSLADSMNLGQVMQPLSQLGAIPAQMAGQLTAGLVQAGQIAAGAAQQAVQAGIEIAQQAEAADAAEASGAAEAAGEEKPEAQAPEGASAGAGPGSAAPVEPERADPGTSGLESAPGRRL, from the coding sequence ATGAGCGGGTCGGTCGAGGTCGTCACCTCGGAACTGCACGTCGCGGCTGATCGATTGCGCGCGTCCGCCCAGCGCCTTCAGGACGGCCTGTCGTCGGTCGATCTGGAGACCAGCAACCTGCTGTCATCAGGCTGGAAGGGCGAGGCCGCCACCGCGTTCGGGAAGTACTGGGATCAGTGGCACAACGGGGCCGGGCAGGTGGTCCGCGCGCTGCAGACCATGTCGGATGCTCTGGATGAGGCGGGCCGGGTTTATGCGGCCCAGGACGAAGAGGCAGGCAGGGCGCTGGGGACGTCCATGCAGGGCGGTGGTGGCGGTGGCACCGGCAGTGGGGGCGGGGGTGGCAGTCCGGCGGGTGGCGCTGCGCCTGCTGCTGCGTCCTCGGCGGGTGGTTCAGCGGCTCCGGCCGGCGGGGCGAGCGGGCAGACCGGCGGCGCTGGTGCGAATGCCCCAAGCCTGGCCGACTCGATGAACCTCGGGCAGGTCATGCAGCCGTTGTCACAGCTGGGAGCGATTCCGGCACAGATGGCCGGCCAGTTGACCGCCGGCCTGGTGCAAGCCGGCCAGATCGCGGCCGGTGCCGCCCAACAGGCGGTGCAAGCGGGTATCGAGATCGCCCAGCAAGCCGAGGCCGCCGATGCCGCGGAGGCCTCCGGCGCCGCTGAGGCCGCCGGGGAAGAAAAGCCTGAGGCGCAGGCGCCCGAGGGAGCGTCGGCCGGTGCCGGGCCGGGTTCGGCAGCGCCGGTGGAGCCCGAGCGAGCGGATCCTGGTACGTCGGGCCTGGAGTCCGCGCCCGGTAGGAGGTTGTGA
- a CDS encoding glutamine amidotransferase, producing the protein MCGIVGLHLRTPELYPRLGELLAEMLGEMADRGADSAGVAVYGNPAWSPPGRGCVSVTDLDEAPDLGPDVEVVQVDSTYLLSADTPSEDLLDRVRAAYPTALIAGFGADLAVLKGVGHPRELTEAWGLSAAQGWQGVGHTRMATESAVTPSGCHPYTVGPQQCLVHNGSFANHATIRRDLRRAGVIFDSENDTEVGARFVAQQLAAGRDVETALKELCATFDGFYTLLVSNHDSFAVVRDAIACKPAVIAETPDWVAMASEYRALSGLPGVEAAKIWEPEPEVVYAWTR; encoded by the coding sequence ATGTGCGGGATAGTCGGGTTACACCTGCGCACCCCGGAGCTCTACCCACGGTTGGGGGAACTGCTCGCGGAGATGCTGGGCGAAATGGCCGATCGGGGAGCCGATTCAGCCGGAGTGGCGGTCTACGGCAACCCTGCGTGGTCGCCACCGGGGCGCGGATGTGTGTCGGTGACCGACCTCGACGAGGCACCCGACCTCGGGCCCGATGTCGAGGTCGTCCAGGTCGATTCGACCTACCTGCTCTCGGCGGACACGCCGTCGGAGGATCTGCTGGACCGGGTGCGCGCGGCGTACCCGACGGCGCTGATCGCGGGCTTCGGCGCGGATCTGGCGGTGCTCAAGGGCGTCGGCCATCCACGCGAGCTCACCGAGGCCTGGGGACTGTCCGCGGCGCAGGGATGGCAGGGAGTCGGGCATACCCGGATGGCAACGGAATCGGCGGTGACCCCCTCGGGTTGCCACCCGTACACCGTCGGACCACAACAATGCCTGGTGCACAACGGATCATTTGCCAATCACGCCACGATCCGACGTGATCTCCGGCGTGCAGGGGTGATCTTCGACAGCGAGAACGACACCGAGGTAGGCGCCCGTTTCGTCGCACAGCAGCTGGCGGCCGGCCGGGATGTCGAGACCGCGCTGAAGGAACTGTGCGCCACTTTCGACGGCTTCTACACGCTGCTGGTGTCCAACCACGATTCGTTCGCCGTGGTACGTGACGCCATCGCGTGTAAGCCGGCGGTGATCGCCGAAACACCCGACTGGGTCGCGATGGCCAGCGAGTACCGAGCGCTGTCCGGGCTGCCCGGTGTCGAGGCAGCCAAGATCTGGGAACCGGAGCCGGAGGTGGTCTACGCATGGACGAGATGA
- the leuA gene encoding 2-isopropylmalate synthase, producing the protein MTSFSKSSVDSPDAFSSVRTINTPAGAPNPGQPAWNTQRGSSMPVNRYRSFAEEVEPIRLTDRTWPDKVIDTAPSWCAVDLRDGNQALIDPMSPARKRRMFDLLVRMGYKEIEVGFPSASQTDFDFVREIIEQGAIPDDVTIQVLTQCRPELITRTFEACSGAPKVIVHFYNSTSILQRRVVFRADRDAVKAIATDGARMCVEEAKKYPDTKWRFEYSPESYTGTELEYAVDVCNAVAEIVKPTPDVPLIINLPATVEMATPNVYADSIEWMNRHLSPRDSIILSLHPHNDRGTAVAAAELGYQAGADRIEGCLFGNGERTGNVCLVTLGLNMFSRGVDPQIDFSNIDEIRRTVEYCNQLPVHERHPYGGDLVYTAFSGSHQDAINKGLDAMKVSADEQDSDVDDILWQVPYLPIDPKDVGRTYEAVIRVNSQSGKGGVAYIMKADHGLALPRRLQIEFSQAIQQITDGEGGEVSPKEIWDAFSEEYLQPIVPLERIRQKVDAAEVDGGTDTITATVLVNGEEREIVGAGNGPLAAFVDAVGAIGFNVNVLDYSEHAMSSGEEAQAAAYVEASIDGRTVWGVGIATSITTASLRAVVSAVNRAARQNNAN; encoded by the coding sequence ATGACCAGCTTCAGCAAGTCCTCAGTAGATTCCCCCGACGCTTTTTCGTCGGTGCGCACCATCAACACCCCCGCGGGTGCCCCCAACCCCGGCCAGCCGGCGTGGAACACCCAGCGCGGCTCGTCCATGCCGGTGAACCGGTACCGATCCTTCGCCGAAGAGGTCGAACCGATCCGCCTGACCGACCGGACCTGGCCGGACAAGGTGATCGACACCGCGCCGTCCTGGTGCGCAGTGGATCTGCGTGACGGCAACCAGGCACTGATCGATCCGATGAGCCCGGCCCGCAAACGCCGGATGTTCGACCTGCTGGTGCGCATGGGTTACAAGGAGATCGAGGTCGGTTTCCCGTCGGCCAGTCAGACCGATTTCGACTTCGTCCGCGAGATCATCGAGCAGGGTGCCATCCCCGACGACGTCACCATCCAGGTGCTGACCCAGTGCCGGCCGGAACTGATCACCCGCACCTTCGAGGCGTGCTCCGGCGCGCCGAAGGTGATTGTGCATTTCTACAACTCGACGTCGATCCTGCAGCGCCGCGTGGTCTTCCGCGCCGACCGTGACGCTGTCAAGGCGATCGCCACCGATGGCGCCCGGATGTGCGTCGAGGAGGCCAAGAAGTACCCGGACACCAAGTGGCGCTTCGAGTATTCGCCGGAGTCCTACACCGGTACCGAACTGGAGTACGCCGTCGACGTCTGCAATGCCGTCGCCGAGATCGTCAAGCCCACCCCCGATGTCCCGCTGATCATCAACCTGCCCGCCACCGTCGAGATGGCCACGCCCAACGTGTACGCCGATTCGATCGAGTGGATGAACCGGCACCTGAGCCCGCGCGATTCCATCATCCTGAGCCTGCACCCGCACAATGACCGCGGAACTGCCGTTGCTGCAGCCGAATTGGGCTACCAGGCCGGAGCGGACCGGATCGAGGGATGCCTGTTCGGCAACGGCGAGCGCACCGGCAACGTCTGCCTGGTGACACTGGGTCTGAACATGTTCAGCCGCGGCGTGGATCCGCAGATCGACTTCTCCAACATCGACGAGATCCGCCGCACGGTCGAGTACTGCAACCAGCTGCCGGTGCACGAGCGGCATCCCTACGGTGGCGATCTGGTCTACACCGCCTTCTCCGGCAGCCACCAGGACGCCATCAACAAGGGCCTGGATGCGATGAAAGTATCCGCCGACGAACAAGATTCGGATGTCGATGACATCCTGTGGCAGGTTCCGTACCTGCCGATCGACCCCAAGGACGTCGGGCGCACCTACGAGGCCGTGATCCGGGTGAACTCGCAGTCCGGCAAGGGCGGCGTCGCCTACATCATGAAGGCCGACCACGGGCTGGCGCTGCCGCGACGGCTGCAGATCGAGTTCAGCCAGGCCATCCAGCAGATCACCGACGGTGAAGGCGGCGAGGTTTCACCCAAGGAGATCTGGGACGCGTTTTCCGAGGAGTACCTGCAGCCGATCGTTCCGCTGGAACGCATCCGACAGAAGGTGGACGCCGCCGAGGTCGACGGTGGCACCGACACCATCACTGCGACGGTGTTGGTCAACGGCGAGGAACGCGAGATCGTCGGTGCCGGCAACGGACCGCTGGCGGCGTTCGTGGACGCCGTGGGTGCCATCGGGTTCAACGTCAACGTGCTGGACTACTCCGAGCATGCGATGTCCTCCGGCGAGGAGGCCCAAGCCGCCGCCTACGTCGAGGCATCCATCGACGGCCGCACGGTATGGGGTGTCGGTATCGCCACCTCGATCACGACCGCGTCGCTGCGGGCGGTGGTCTCGGCGGTGAACCGGGCGGCGCGTCAGAACAACGCGAACTGA